The DNA segment AAAACAGAAGAAGACATGATGAAGGTACGTAACCTTGGTCGTAAATCATTAGAAGAAGTGCAAGAAAAGTTGGGTGAGCTAGGTTTAGGTCTTCGTAACGAAGAATAAGCCAGCCCCGGCCGTTTCTTTTACGGCTTCTATTATTAATAAGAAACCGATGCAATGGCGATTATATGCTGTTGTTAGGTGATTTTTTCATGTTAAGGACTCTGCTCCAACGAGCAGGCTAAGGGAGGGAAATACACATGGCATACGCAAAACTTGGACGTGATAGTGCTGGTCGTAAAGCATTATTCCGTGATCTTGCTACAGATCTAATTATCAACGAGCGCATCGAAACAACGGAAGCAAAAGCGAAGGAGCTTCGTTCAATCGTTGAGAAAATGATTACACTTGGTAAGCGTGGAGACTTGCATGCTCGTCGTCAGGCAGCTGCATTTGTTCGTCGTGAGGTAGCTGATACAGAAACGAATCAGGATGCAATCCAAAAGTTATTCGCTGATATCGCACCACGCTACGAGGAACGTCAAGGTGGATACACTCGTATTCTTAAAATTGGACCGCGTCGTGGAGACGGTGCACCAATGGTATACATTGAGCTTGTATAACCTGTAACGTTTATATGAGGCGACTAAGGGCAGAAGAGACTGTGAGCATTATTGCTCTGACTCTATTGCCCTTTTTTGTATTCAAAAAAGGGAGCTGAGTGGATGGCTGTTCTCATTGATATCCAAGATCTGCACTATCAATACCCGGGGGCTAGTCATCGCGTACTATCTGGTCTGAATCTAACGATTGAAGAAGGAGAGTTTGTCGCACTTGCTGGGCGAAATGGTTCTGGAAAATCAACGTTGGCACGAATTCTAAACGGGCAACTTCAATCATCAGGTGGGTCTATCCTACTTGGTGGGGAACCACTTACTCCTGCATCAGACAAACAGACCCAACGAAGACGAATTGGGTATGTTTTTCAAAATCCTGATCATCAATTTATCGGGGCAACTGTATGGGATGATCTAGCTTTTGGACTAGAGAATCACTCGGTTCCTCGTGAGAAGATGGTCGAGCAAATGAATCATTACACCAGGTTGTTGAGCTTAGAGGACTTACTGCATAAAGCGCCCCATCAACTCTCAGGTGGCCAGAAGCAACGTGTCGGTCTAGCAGGAATTCTTGTTCTCAAACCAGATGTTATCATTCTAGATGAAGCCACAAGTATGCTTGATCCTAAAGGGCGACATGAAGTCATGGTGGCATTAAAAGAGATATCAAACCAAGGAATCACGATTATAATGATCACTCATGATATGGAAGAGGTCCTGGAAGCGGATCGGTTTATCGTAATGGATCAAGGTCAGATTGTTGTGAACGATATTCCACATTTGGTGTTTGCAGATGAACCATTACTCGAAACGACTGCTCTAAAACGACCGTTTGTAGTTGAACTTCAACAAGAGCTTAGTAAGGCTGGTATTTCTCTTGAACAAGCCTGTCACTCTGAAAAGGAGTTGATTGATCGCCTATGCAGATACAATTTACCGGTGTAGATCATCTATACATGGCTAAAACCCCTTTTCAGCATTTGGCACTGAATCAAGTCAATCTAAAGATTCCTTCAGGTAGCTTTACCGTGATCGTTGGTCCAACCGGTTCAGGAAAATCTACATTGGTGCAGCATGTGAATGGGTTGCTCCATCCAACGGTAGGGGAAGTTCAAGTAGGGGCATACCGATTAACTCCTAAAAAAGATAAACACTCTCTTCGTGCGCTGAGAGAAGCCATCGGTTTTCTATTTCAATATCCGGAGCATCAGTTGTTTGAAGAAACGGTTGAAAAAGAGATCATATTTGGTCCGATGAACTTTGGTGTGTTAAAAGAAGAGGCTAGGAGACGTGCTCAAGAGGTTTTGCCTCAGGTTGGCCTTTCTACTGAATTACTTACCCACTCACCACTAAATCTATCAGGTGGGCAAATGCGCCGTGTTGCCATTGCCTCAATACTAGCACAGCATCCTAAGATCTTAATCTTAGATGAACCAGCAGCGGGGCTTGATCCGGAAGGCAGGCAGCGCATTCTAGATATGCTTTACACGTATCATACGAAGCATAAGCTAACCTCGATACTGGTTACACACCATATGGAAGATGCGCTGCGGTTTGCAGATTATATGGTTGTGATGAATAAGGGATCTGTTTACTTGAGTGGCAAGCCAGATGAAGTTTTCGGGCAAGCCTCTGCAATAGAGTCGATTGGGCTCGAGCTACCAGAGACTATTCGGTTTATGCAGCAATTTAAACGTGCTACAAACCAAGACAATGTTCCTTTTCTAAAAACAAGGAGCGAGGTTGTTGAGCATATAGCTACTTATATGTCTACGAGTAGGGGGCGTTTGGAGTAATGGCTTATTCAATCATTGGTCAATATGTTCCTGCTGAATCCTTTATTCATCGTCTTGATCCGAGATCAAAGATTATTAGTGTCTTCACTTTGGCAATAGTATTATTTTTAGCTGGAACGTTTCCGACCTTGCTGATGATGGCAGGGATTAGTCTAGTCTTAGCTTATCTTACACGTATACCATTCTATTACTACGTAAAAAGTATAAAACCGATTTTCGTTCTTATTACCTTCTTTTTTCTATTTCATTTGGTTTTTACGCGCGAAGGTACAGAGTGGTTTTCGGTAGGAGCGATTGGAATCTACTCAGGTGGAGCGGTTAAAGGGGCATTTGTTGCTTTACGAATTCTGACGTTGTTTATGTTTGCCTCATTTCTAACATTAACAACAAAGGTTACAGATTTGACAGATGGGTTGGAGTGGCTGCTTAAGCCTCTTACTCGGCTAAAGATCCCTGTTCATGAAATGGTTCTGATGATGTCGATTGCCTTGCGTTATATTCCAATTTTAACAGAGGAAACCGAAAAGCTGACAAGAGCACAAGCAGCAAGGGGAGCTGACATTAAATCGGGTCCAATTATATCAAGACTTAAAGCATTAAATCCTCTGCTTCTACCCCTTATCATTCAGTCGTTTAAGCGTGCAGATACGATGGCTCATGCGATGGAAGCACGTGGTTATCAGCTTGGTGGGAAGAGAACATCACTCAGAGAGCTAACGTGGAAACGGCTTGATACGTGGACCCTTGGCTTCACCTTTTGTGCAGCGATTGGGATTATTTTATGGAAGTAAGGAGCAGGACGTATGCAACGAATTGCGTGTAAGATTGAGTATATCGGTACCGCCTTTGCTGGATACCAGGTGCAACCGAACGGACGAACGGTGCAGGAAGAGCTTGAGCGTGCTCTAACGAAGCTTCATCGCGGGACACCAGTCAAGGTAGTCGCATCCGGACGAACGGATGCAGGCGTCCATGCGGTGGGTCAGGTTATTCATTTTGATAGTTCGATGAATATACCAGAAGATCGCTGGCCAAAAGCTCTTAATCCATTGCTTCCAGCAGATCTTCGGATTGCAGAAAGTCAGCATGTCACGCAGTCGTTTCACGCAAGATTTACAACAACAGGTAAACAATACCGTTACAAAGTGGTCACACAGGAAGATGTATTTATGAGAAATCGTGCTACGTATGTACCTGTATCACTTAATCTTGACGCAATGCGCGAGGCAGCCGAGAGTGTTGTCGGCACCTATGACTTTAGCTCGTTTTGTGCTGCAAATACATCTGTTCAGGATAAGGTTCGTACCGTGACAAGGTGTGAGATCATACAAAATGGGCGCGAGCTAGAGTTTATTCTCGAGGGTAATGGTTTTCTGTACAACATGGTTCGAATTGCTGTTGGGACGCTACTTGAGGTTGGGACAGGCAAGAGAAGCCCAGCTGATATGGAAAGAATTATCGCAGCAGAGGATCGAAGTGCGGCAGGGAAAACTGCACCTGCGGACGGCCTTTATTTATGGTCTGTAACCTATGCGGAGCCTTTGTTTCAATAGACTCAAAAATAATGAAACACCCGGCAGAGTTTTTACAAGATGGTATTGACTTTGCCCGCTGAATATTATATGATGTTAAATGGTAATTCTAAAGACCCACTAGCCCCGGGTTACGGAATGGTAAGTAACCAACATACATTCAATGAACAACGAATAAAGAAAAATACGTTCTTAGGAGGGACAATCCATGCGTACAACATATATGGCAAAGCCAGGTCAAGTCGAGCGCAAATGGTATATTATTGATGCAGAAGGACAAACACTTGGTCGTTTGGCTTCTGAAGTAGCATCAATTCTACGTGGTAAAAACAAACCAACTTTCACACCTCACATCGATACAGGTGATTTCGTGATCGTAATCAATGCTTCAAAGATCGAACTTACAGGTAACAAACTAAACGGTAAGATCTACTACCGCCACACAAACCACCCAGGTGGTCTTAAGCAAACAACTGCTAACGACATGCGTAACAACAAGCCAGAGCGTATGATCGAACTAGCTGTTAAAGGAATGCTTCCGAAAAATACTCTTGGCCGTGCTCAAGGTATGAAGCTTCACGTCTATGCAGGTAACGAACACAAACATCAAGCTCAAAAACCAGAAGTTTACACACTTCGCGGTTAATCGATAGGAGGGTATTACATTGGCTCAAGTACAATATTATGGTACAGGTCGCCGCAAGCACTCTACTGCTCGTGTACGCCTTGTTCCCGGTGATGGAAATATCGTAGTAAACGGACGTTCTCTAGATGAGTATTTTGGTCTTGAAACACTAAAGCTTATCGTTAAACAACCACTTAACGAGATCGACGTAGTAGGACAATATGATGTACACGTAAACGTAGACGGCGGTGGATTCACTGGTCAAGCTGGTGCAATTCGTCACGGTATCTCTCGTGCACTTCTTAAAGTTGATCCTGACAACCGTCCAGCTCTTAAATCAGCAGGATTCTTAACTCGTGACGCACGTATGAAAGAGCGTAAAAAATACGGTCTTAAAGCAGCACGTCGCGCACCTCAGTTCTCAAAACGTTAATATACTTGTTATATCAATGTTTACCCTCTTTGCTCTTTGGAGCAGAGAGGGTTTTTTGCTTTTATTTCAACGTACTTTCAACATGGACTTACATACTTTTAACATCATCCCTACATTCCATTTACATATAGTCTCTAAACTTTATAGTGGTTAAAACGATTCACTATAAAAGGAGAGATCACTAAAAGATATGAAATCAACTAAAAAAGGATCCGCGCTCTTTCTACTTTCTGTTTTAACAATGGGATCGTTTGGTCTTGCTGCTGAGGCCAGCGCTCAACTCGCAAAACCTTCAAAACCACAAGGAACATCGGATGAATGGAAAACCGATGCTCCGGAAGAGGAACATGCGTTATCAGCGGTTGATCACGGAGGAAATGCGGCCGATGATCAATTAAAGAATATTGCCGAGACCAACCCTTTTATACATATTCTAGATGGGTTTGATCAGGTATGGTCGATGAACCAGCCAGCCTGGAGAGACGGGACTGCTTTAACGGAACCAGGTGAAAATGGTGAGGTTGTAAGTTACGGGGATGGGCCAACTGTTTATTTTGATGGGTACAAAAATGATGAGACAAAGGTTGTCGCAGATAAGAAAACCTTTGCGAACACTGAAATTAGAGATGAAGCTACGTGGGAAGCGAATATTCGATATGTCGAGCAAGTAACGAATGATCGCACACCAGAAGAAGCGTTGGCAGCATATTATGATGATCAACGAGATAAGATCTACAGCATGATGGACGGTTTTGGTCCGTTAGCTAATATATATGTTGATATTGTTCAACCAAAAACAATCGTGATCCGTTCAGCTGATGAGATGGACAAGCTGTTGGAGGAAGAAACGGCAGAAGATGAATCTCAAGGGATGGGAGCCTGGGAAGGGTCTGAGCTTGAAGATGCAATGGCCTTGATGGACTTAATCCGATTTCAGAGCCCATCCTCATCTAATCCTTCCAAGTATTTTTATTCTTCTCCAAGACCATACAGAATGAATTCTAAAGGTGAGGTCATTGAAACGGTCGACGAGAACGGGTTGCCTGTTTGGACATCAATCGGAAGTGGCGAGAGTGCCGAAGAAGAATTACCTTCTGGTGGTACAAAAGCGACTGGCGAAAGAAATCATGAGCAGTATGAAACGAATGTAAGTGTTATACCGGCACTGGAGTATGTGAAGAGAATAGCCGAGGACGGACGAGGAAAAGATGGAGCCTTTCCTAGTGGACATACGAGTGCAGCCTATCTATCAACATTTGGTTTTGCCTATGCAACACCAGAACGTTATGCGGAATTTTTAACGAGAGCGGCTCAAATGGGAGAGAATCGAATTGTGACTGGAATGCATTCTCCTCTTGATGTCATTGGAGGAAGAATACAATCGACTGCTATGACTGCATATGCCTATAATCTAGATGAAAATCGAGATATTTTAGATAAAGCCTATCAAAATACAGGCGATGTATTCGGTGCATTAGCTGAAGAACAGGATATGAGCTTATATGAATTTGCTCATACCGTTACAGGAGATTATACATTTGAAAATGCATATGATGAAAAGGCATGGGAAGATCATGAAGCCAATAAAGCATTCTACCGTGAGAAGCTAACATACGGGTTACCTCAAACAGGCACAAAAGGATTAGATCCTGTTGTACCTAAAGGGGCAGAAGTTTTGCTTGAAACACGTCAGCCCTATTTAGATGATCAACAACGTAGAGAAGTGTTGTATACAACAGAGATTGATTCTGGCTATCCAGTACTCGATGAATCCTATGGATGGGGACGAATCGATTTGGTGACAGCATCCGATGGTTATGGTGCATTTCTCGGCAACGTGACGGTAGACATGGATGCAGCAAAAGGAAGGTTCCATGCGCAGGATTGGTGGAGAAATAACATCACTGGCGACGGGATGCTCACGAAACAAGGAACCGGAACCCTCACATTAACAGGAGACAACAGCTACGCAGGAGGAACACTGCTGCAAGGAGGAACACTCGAAGCTACATCTGAAACAGCTTTTGGTACGGGCGACCTTTATGTTGAGGATGGTACGGTTTTAGTGAATGGAGAGAAGCCTCTACATGTAACGGGCAACGTAACGATGGAAGCTGGAAACTTAGAAATCGTAATGAACAATGACAAAACGTCACTTACTGTAGATGAAGTGTTATACCTTGATGGTGGAGATCTAAAACTCGACCTATCTAATTATGAAGCAGGCCAGGATACTAAGGTCACATTAATGACTGCAGATAAAGTGGAAGGTACCTTTGATCAAGTGATGGCACCTGGATATAGCGTGACTGTAACGTATGAAGAAGATCGAGTGATTGCTCATCTAGTAGCAGACGATAGTAACAAACTACCGGATACGGCTACGTTCATTCCAACGTTCCTGTTAGTAGGAGTATTGATGACATTAAGCGGTGGAGTTTTACTTTTTACAAGAAGAAGAACAGCTTAATGGTTTAACTTAAAGCATCGGTCTTGTGCCGGTGCTTTTTTCTAATATGATTCTTGTTATAATAATGTGAAAAGAAGTGAGGAGTTGTTCTAAATGGAAGCAAAAGCCATTCTATCTCAGATTAATCACACGACAAAGCTTGGCGAGCTACGAAAGATGGCCAAGGACATAAAAAAAGACCATGAATTAGCGTTGGAGCTGTGGGCATCTGGAGAAATTTCAGCCAGACTGTTAGCTATTTTAATTATGGACAAAAAGCTCCTTTCACAGGACGTGCTTAATCAGCTTGATCTGGATATGCAGACTCATCCAATAGATGAACGAAATCAGTTAGTGGATTGGTTAATGGCGAATCAGCTTTCAAAAGATAAGAAAACGATCGCATTGATGGAATCGTGGGAGCACAGTCCTTCCGCTCTTCAAAGGAGGATCTTCTGGTATTATCAGGCTCGTTTAAGATGGATGGGTAAGACGCCGCCGGATAATACGGAATACCTACTTTCTGCCATTGAAACGAATATGGCAGAGGAAGAGCCGGAAGTGCAATGGGCGATGAATTTCACTGCAGGTTGGATCGGCATCTATGATGAATCGTACCGAGAGCGGTGTATAAGAATTGGCGAACGAACGGGTCTTTATAAAGGTGAAATGGTTTCAAAAGGATGTACGCCTAATTATTTGCCGGAGTTTATATCAATAGAAGTGGACAAACGAATGAATAAATGACGTGCACGAAAAACCTCTTTGCATGTTAGAGCAGGGAGGATTTTTTGAATGTCATAAAAAAACTTTCTAAAGAAATGAACGATTCCTCCAAGCTATTCGTATTACAACTAGACTATGATCGTATGGAGTAGATCTCATGGATGAAAAGGACTTGATCCAAAAGGCGAAAAAGGGAGATTCATTAGCACTTTCAACCTTGTTGCAGCAAAACTATTCGTTTCTTTTAAAGTATTTAATAAAGGTCACCCTTCATCCACAAATGGCCGAGGATTTAACACAGGAAACAATGATGAAGAGTGTGGAGAAGATTCACCTCTATAACGGTGACTCGAAGTTCTCTTCCTGGCTCATCACCATCGCATCAAACCTTTTTATTGATCTCAAACGAAGGAAAAAGCGTGAGAGACAATGGCTTGAGCAGGAGCAGGCGCTCAGGCAGATGAAATGGAATGTAGCGAACCGAAATGACGAGTGGGAGGATGTTCTTGATGTTCTTGCCGAGCTTAGCGTAGAGATCCGTATGCCGATTGTGCTAAAGCATTATTATGGGTATTCCTATGAAGAGATTGGGAAGATGATGGGTATTGCCGAGGGAACGGTAAAATCGAGAGTGTCAAATGGGTTAAAGCGTGTGCGAAAGGAGTTGGATCGTCTTGAAGGAGTATGATGGCCAGAATGAAGAGGCTAAGACAGCAAAGCAAATAAGTGATGGCCTAGAAAAAATAGATCAGTGGCAAACCATTTCCACACCAAATCTTCAGTGGTTTCAGCAACAAGTAGAACTCGAGAAGAAAAAAGTACAGAAGAAGCGATGGAAAGAGCTGCTCGTCTTTATCTTTGTTTCGATTTTTATCCTGTCTATAGGGATGGCCATTGTGTATCGTGAACCGATCGTCTTTCTGTATGTGCAGCTGATTGGATTGATTCTCTTACCGATTGCTCTGTATAAGCCAAGAAGGAAGGTTCGTCACGAATGAATACAAATGAATTAAGTAGCATCCCACCATGGTTAGCCATTCTTATCGCACTCACTCTTATCTGCCAAGGATCCTGGATGTTTTGGGATGCAAGGAAGAGAGGTCACAATGCATGGTTATGGGGATTTTTAGGCCTGATTCAATTTCCGACGTATCTTGTGATTTATCTTATTTTTGTACGGAAGCTATTTAAAAGACATAGGCTGGGAAATAAATAATAGACAGCCAGAAAAAAGCGGATGATTCGATCAATGAATCATTCGCTTTTTGTTTTTTATCAAAACGAGCGGAAGGGGAACCTGAGACTCCTATGGAAAAAGTACGTGGTGAAGACCCTGTAGCGGCGGTTTTCCGCGGAAGGGGCTGAGGCCGTACCCATGGAAAGCGAGGGATTCCCTGGGAGCGGATCGATTACTGTGTTGAATTTTTATTAAATGATATGTGATTTACTTTTTTGTTTCATCCTCTTTTTTGTTGCTTGTGAACGATCCTCCTGACCTATTCGTATTAAAGGTAACAAAACAAGATGGAGGGATGACATGAATGAGCTATTGAATGGAGTACCATGGGGAGCGATTGTACCAATCATCGCCTTACAATTTGTGTTGATGATCATTGCACTCGTGTCATGTAGTAAAGAAGAGAACACAAACGGACCCAAATGGATATGGATTTTAGTTATTATTTTCGTTAACCTGCTCGGTCCTGTCCTTTATTTTGTGATGGGGAGGAGATCAGAGTAATGGAATTAATGAGGATAAGAGATCTGACAAAAAGCTTTGGACGTATGGATGCGGTGAAAGGGATTGATTTTAAGCTTGAAGAAGGCAAATGTGTCTCCCTACTTGGTCCAAACGGGGCAGGGAAAACAACAACGTTAAAAATGTTATCAGGACTGCTCGCACCAACAGCAGGCAGTATTACATTTAAAGGAGAACGGGTCTCTGATGTGAGACCGTTTATTGGCTACTTACCTCAATACCCTACGTTTTTCCCGTGGATGACTGGGAAGGAGTTTCTAGTATTTGCAGGTCAGTTAGCTAAGTTAAACCGAAAAGAAGCAGAAAAGAGAAGTGCTGAGTTACTTGAACGAGTTGGACTCACTCATGCGATGAAACGAAGAATTGGAGGATATTCGGGAGGAATGAAGCAGCGACTTGGCTTAGCGCAGGCACTGATCCATCGTCCAAGCTTACTCATCTTAGATGAACCTGTTTCAGCTCTTGATCCACTCGGAAGGCGTGAGGTGTTAGACATGATGAGAGAGATTAAGAAGGAGACAACCATCCTCTTCTCTACTCATGTTCTTCATGATGCAGAAGAAATTAGCGATCATATTTTAATTATGCATGATGGAGACATTGCGATATCAGGAGAATTACGTGAGGTTATGAATTCGCACCGGCAGCCAATGATCGAGATTGAATTTGAATCTCAAGAATCAGAGTGGCTGACACGTATTGGAGAATATAGCTTTGTGTCTGAGGTGAATAGCCAGGGAAACACAGCGAACATTCTCTTGAACGACCTAATAAAAGGAAAGCAGATCTTACTCAAAGACATTGTGGAGCAAAATCTTCCAGTTCTTAAATTCGAATTAGCTCACACGACACTCGAGGATCTGTTTATGAAAGTGGTGAAGGCATGAGGCAATGGATCGTTCTTTACCAAAAAGAGATGCTTGAGATGGTACGCAATTATAAGATGGTATGGATCCCCATTGTCTTTATCTTACTGGGTGTGATGCAGCCAATCAGCTCCTATTTCATGCCTGAGCTGTTAGATACCTTTGGGGGACTGCCGGAGGGAACGGTTCTTGAGATGCCGACTCCCACTAGTGCAGAAGTATTTATCCAAGTGGTATCAAACTATGGCCTTCTCGGTGTTCTCATTCTGGTCTTAAGTGCGATGGGTGTGGTTTCTGCTGAGAAACAGTCGGGGGTTGCAGCCATTGTTATGATCAAACCCGTTTCCTATACATCTTATATCTTGTCCAAGTGGGCAGGGCTTGTGACGATCACGTTGGTTTCGTTATTCATTGGATCGATTGCTTCTTGGTATTATACAAATCTCCTGATTGAAACCATTCCTTTTAATCAAATGGCACAAAGTGTACTTATCTATAGTTTATGGCTTATCTTTGTTGTGACCATTACACTCTTTTTTAGTACAATCATGAAAGGGAACGGAAGTGTTGCGTTTTTAACCGTTATTGTTGTCTTTGCTCTGTCAGCACTCACTTCGTTTATGGGGGAAAAGATGAGCTGGAGTCCTGCTGCAATGACTGAGCACACAGCGCAGATTTTGATAGGGGCGGAGCTAGGACCCTCTTTCATACCAGCATTTATTATGACGCTACTTGTTATGACACTCATTCTATTCTTATCCATTCAACTCCTTAAGAAGAAAGAGCTATTACAATAAAAGCACTTCGCGATTTAGCTTTTACCCAATGGATGGGTAGGAGCTTTTTTATTTGCAGATTGGCATAAGCCTTTATACATTTTGGAAAAGTAGTAAGGAGTCTAGAAGCCTTACCAAAGCAGCTTTAGAAAAATGTCACTAAAATGACCGTTGCAACGGTCATAAAACAAGGAAGCGTTTTCTTTCGAGTCCATTATGATGAATACAAGGGAGGCGTGACTGTGAGTACAAAAGATAACCGCGAACAAGATCTGATCTTGTTCTTGTCTAAAAGCCAGGGTTACGTAACCTCAGAGGAGCTAGTAAAAGCACTCGATGTTTCTCAAAAAACTGTGTACCGGTTAATTAAGAAAATTAATGATGAATATCGGGATCACCCTTTAATTCTTTCAGAGAGAGGGAGAGGATATACACTCGATTATGAGACATTCATCAGTTATAAGAAAAGCAAGACAAGCGATAAAGGCAGCCAGATTACTCCCAGTGAGCGCCGCAGTCGTGTAATGGAGGAGTTGTTGCTTTCATCTCCTAAACCGATTCCAATCTATGATTTGTTTAGTGATTATTATATTGGAGATTCTGTCATTTCAAATGACGAACAGGTGATGAGTGAGGAGCTTAAAGCTTTTAACGTAACGCTTGAACGAAAAGACCGGAAGCTCGCCGTACTGGGTGAGGAAGCGGATATTCGAAAAGCGATTAAACAGACAAATCCAATCTTCCATACGATTGACCTTGACGATCTGAAGAGTAATGAAGAACTTCACTTTAACAAATACGATGTGCTGTTTATCTTAGGTCAGCTAAGAACGATTGAAAAGGAATTGGATATTACCATCCCTTATCCGTATAACGTAAACATTTTCTCCCATGTGTACATTCTCTTAAGTCGTTCTAGAAAGGCACCTGCACTATTTTTCAGTGATAAGGTTTCTGATATTGAAAAGGAGAATATGAGAGGAGATGCCATTCTTTATCCGGTAGCAAGAGACGTTGTTCATAACATCGAGATTTACTTGAACAGCTCATTGCCAGAGATTGAGATCTACTTTTTGTATCAATATCTTGTTTCCTCAAGGATGCAGGGCTCCCTTGCCATTACCTCAACCTTTTCACCAAATGTGGTAGAGGTTACGCAAGCGTATGTTGATGGAATGAGCGAATACCTTGGAATTGACATTGAAAGCCAATCCATCTTTATCGACTTAGCAAATCACATCAAACCGATGCTGAACCGATTGGATTACAAAATCCGAGTAAAAAACGGTTTGTTAAAGCAAATTAAAGTGACGTATGAAGACGTGTTTAAAGGCGTGACAGATGTCTCAGCATTCGTTAGCAGACGGTTTGGATTACCTGAGATTAACGAAGATGAGAATGCATTTATTACCCTTTACTTTGCAAAAGTGATTGTCACGGGGCAGCATCAACGACCCATTAAAACGCTGATTATGTGTACAACTGGTATCGGAACCTCAGAATTGTTAAAAGCAAAGGTGGCTCGTACGTTTCCAGAGCTCGACATTGTTGGACTTGTGGGCTCTCACGATATGCAATTAGTGAAGGAAACGTATCCCGATGCGGAATTAATTCTGAGTACCATTCGAATCAAAGAGGATGTGCAGATTCACCAGCTACTTGTTAGTGCGATGTTTACGTTTGATGATCAGAAGCGACTTCAAAGTAAGATTGAGGCGATCTATCATGAGTCGTAATCTTACCATTCGCACATATGTCGATTGTACGTTGAATAGTCGTGGCGAGGTATTTAGCTTTATTGCTGATCTTGTAAGTGAGACATCCAATGGTGTCAAACAGGTTATTAAGCAGTTAGAACAAAGAGAAGAGCTCGGTAGCACGATGATTGCTGAACATGTTTTGCTTCCACACATTGAAAGTCCTTACGTGAGGAAGAGTGAAATCATCTTCATCCGCTTAGCCGAGCCGATACAGAATTGGGACGAGACAACAAAAGACATTCAGTTACTGATTGTCATCTCCCTTGCAGAAAATGAAAGCGTTCAATTAAAAAAAGACATCGCTGGGTTCACTCGGACCTTGGCCGATGAGGAGTTTGTTCAACAACT comes from the Alkalihalobacillus sp. FSL W8-0930 genome and includes:
- the rplQ gene encoding 50S ribosomal protein L17 encodes the protein MAYAKLGRDSAGRKALFRDLATDLIINERIETTEAKAKELRSIVEKMITLGKRGDLHARRQAAAFVRREVADTETNQDAIQKLFADIAPRYEERQGGYTRILKIGPRRGDGAPMVYIELV
- a CDS encoding energy-coupling factor transporter ATPase, coding for MAVLIDIQDLHYQYPGASHRVLSGLNLTIEEGEFVALAGRNGSGKSTLARILNGQLQSSGGSILLGGEPLTPASDKQTQRRRIGYVFQNPDHQFIGATVWDDLAFGLENHSVPREKMVEQMNHYTRLLSLEDLLHKAPHQLSGGQKQRVGLAGILVLKPDVIILDEATSMLDPKGRHEVMVALKEISNQGITIIMITHDMEEVLEADRFIVMDQGQIVVNDIPHLVFADEPLLETTALKRPFVVELQQELSKAGISLEQACHSEKELIDRLCRYNLPV
- a CDS encoding energy-coupling factor transporter ATPase; amino-acid sequence: MQIQFTGVDHLYMAKTPFQHLALNQVNLKIPSGSFTVIVGPTGSGKSTLVQHVNGLLHPTVGEVQVGAYRLTPKKDKHSLRALREAIGFLFQYPEHQLFEETVEKEIIFGPMNFGVLKEEARRRAQEVLPQVGLSTELLTHSPLNLSGGQMRRVAIASILAQHPKILILDEPAAGLDPEGRQRILDMLYTYHTKHKLTSILVTHHMEDALRFADYMVVMNKGSVYLSGKPDEVFGQASAIESIGLELPETIRFMQQFKRATNQDNVPFLKTRSEVVEHIATYMSTSRGRLE
- a CDS encoding energy-coupling factor transporter transmembrane component T — its product is MAYSIIGQYVPAESFIHRLDPRSKIISVFTLAIVLFLAGTFPTLLMMAGISLVLAYLTRIPFYYYVKSIKPIFVLITFFFLFHLVFTREGTEWFSVGAIGIYSGGAVKGAFVALRILTLFMFASFLTLTTKVTDLTDGLEWLLKPLTRLKIPVHEMVLMMSIALRYIPILTEETEKLTRAQAARGADIKSGPIISRLKALNPLLLPLIIQSFKRADTMAHAMEARGYQLGGKRTSLRELTWKRLDTWTLGFTFCAAIGIILWK
- the truA gene encoding tRNA pseudouridine(38-40) synthase TruA → MQRIACKIEYIGTAFAGYQVQPNGRTVQEELERALTKLHRGTPVKVVASGRTDAGVHAVGQVIHFDSSMNIPEDRWPKALNPLLPADLRIAESQHVTQSFHARFTTTGKQYRYKVVTQEDVFMRNRATYVPVSLNLDAMREAAESVVGTYDFSSFCAANTSVQDKVRTVTRCEIIQNGRELEFILEGNGFLYNMVRIAVGTLLEVGTGKRSPADMERIIAAEDRSAAGKTAPADGLYLWSVTYAEPLFQ
- the rplM gene encoding 50S ribosomal protein L13, which gives rise to MRTTYMAKPGQVERKWYIIDAEGQTLGRLASEVASILRGKNKPTFTPHIDTGDFVIVINASKIELTGNKLNGKIYYRHTNHPGGLKQTTANDMRNNKPERMIELAVKGMLPKNTLGRAQGMKLHVYAGNEHKHQAQKPEVYTLRG
- the rpsI gene encoding 30S ribosomal protein S9; translation: MAQVQYYGTGRRKHSTARVRLVPGDGNIVVNGRSLDEYFGLETLKLIVKQPLNEIDVVGQYDVHVNVDGGGFTGQAGAIRHGISRALLKVDPDNRPALKSAGFLTRDARMKERKKYGLKAARRAPQFSKR